One Drechmeria coniospora strain ARSEF 6962 chromosome 01, whole genome shotgun sequence genomic region harbors:
- a CDS encoding cleavage and polyadenylylation specificity factor, producing the protein MFTFCPLQGALSESTASQSLLELDGGVKLLVDLGWDESFDVEKLKELERQVPTLSLILLTHATTSHLAAYVHCCKNIPLFTRIPAYATRPVIDLGRSLSQDLYSSTPAASTTIRPSSLSEVAYAYSQTAVAARNLLLEAPTPDEIARYFSLIQPLKYSQPHQPLPSPFSPPLNGLTITAYNSGHTLGGTIWHIQHGLESIVYAVDWNQARENVFAGAAWLGGAGGGGAEVIEQLHKPTALICSSRGARRGALPGGRHKRDEQLLDMIRACVSKGGTVLIPVDSSARVLELSYLLEHAWRTESSSRDGVLKSAKLYLAGRNMSSTMRYARSMLEWMDSNIVHEFEAFSEVQRKVNGAHDKKDGGPFDFKHLRLLERRAQIAKLLSHAADSAEPGGRVILASDTSMQWGFSNQLLRGLAQDARNLVILTDRPSLARPGTPSVARTLWEWWKERRDGVSVEQTAGGDQLELVYCGGRALDVRHARREPLDGDELALYQQWLATQRQLQATQQASGAAALEVAADVDDASSEESSDSEDEDGRQQGKALTVAATMGQAGRKNLVLKDEDLGINVLVKKRAVYDWDSRGKKGRERSFPIAIRRKRKDDFGEMIRPEDYLRAEEKEEDGGDGGNVVAEDAKLGKKRKWHDSSKNPSGPKGRAQPGKGQPRDEPDGAAAAASDGLEQDDLDKAEDTEAEEPVGPSKIVYGSEPATVNLRVGFVDFSGLHDKRSLDMLIPLIQPRKLILVGGDREETMALAADCRTALGMEGDKSVDVYTPEVGTWVDASVDTNAWVVKLADPLVEKLKWQNVRGLSIVTISGQLLASRDGDSAEKHEDESPSKRQKTETTASVALTSDVGHLPVLGVVPSNLLAAARTAARPLHVGDLRLADLRRAMQAAGYGAEFRGEGTLVVDGTVSVRKTAEGRVEVESVGNPLQGRRSAVYEVKRAIYQGLAIVAGA; encoded by the exons ATGTTCACTTTCTGCCCGCTCCAGGGCGCCCTCTcggagtcgacggcgtcccagtccctgctcgagctcgacggaggCGTAAAGCTGCTGGTCGACCTGGGCTGGGACGAGTCCTTTGACGTGGAGAAGCTCAAGGAGCTGGAGAG ACAAGTGCCAACCCTCTCCCTCATCCTCCTGACGCACGCGACGACGTCGCATCTCGCCGCCTACGTTCACTGTTGCAAGAACATCCCGCTCTTCACCCGCATCCCCGCCTACGCGACGCGACCCGTCATCGATCTCGGCCGCTCCCTCAGCCAAGACCTCTACTCGTCCacgcccgccgcctcgacgacgatccgCCCGAGCTCGCTCTCGGAGGTGGCCTACGCCTACTCGCAGACCGCCGTCGCGGCACGgaacctcctcctcgaggcccCCACGCCCGACGAGATTGCCCGATACTTTTCGCTCATCCAGCCTTTGAAATACTCGCAGCCGCATCAGCCGCTTCCCTCGCCCTTTTCCCCGCCTCTGAACGGGCTCACCATCACCGCCTACAATTCCGGTCACACGCTGGGCGGCACGATATGGCACATCCAGCACGGGCTCGAGTCCATCGTCTACGCCGTGGACTGGAACCAGGCGCGGGAGAACGTCTTTGCCGGCGCCGCttggctcggcggcgccggcggaggTGGTGCCGAGGTGATTGAGCAGCTGCACAAGCCTACCGCCCTGATCTGCAGCAGTCGCGGCGCGCGAAGAGGCGCGCTCCCGGGCGGCCGCCACAAGCGGGACGAGCAGCTACTCGACATGATCAGGGCCTGCGTCTCCAAAGGAGGCACCGTCCTGATCCCCGTCGATTCGAGCGCCCGGGTCTTGGAGCTGTCCTATCTCCTCGAGCATGCCTGGAGGAcggagtcgtcgtcgcgggaTGGCGTCTTGAAATCCGCCAAGCTCTACCTGGCCGGTCGAAACATGTCGAGCACGATGCGATACGCCAGAAGCATGCTCGAGTGGATGGACAGCAACATCGTGCACGAGTTTGAAGCCTTCTCCGAGGTCCAGCGAAAGGTCAACGGCGCCCACGACAAGAAGGACGGCGGCCCGTTTGATTTCAAGCACCTTCGGCTCCTCGAGCGCAGAGCCCAGATCGCCAAGCTGCTGAGTCACGCCGCCGACAGCGCCGAACCGGGCGGACGCGTCATCTTGGCGAGCGACACGAGCATGCAGTGGGGGTTCTCCAACCAGCTGCTCAGAGGCCTCGCCCAGGACGCGAGGAACCTGGTGATCCTGACCGACCGGCCCAGCCTCGCGAGGCCAGGCACCCCCTCGGTCGCCCGCACGTTGTGGGAGTGGTGGAAGGAGCGGCGGGACGGGGTGTCGGTCGAGCagacggccggcggcgatcagctcgagctcgtgTACTGCGGCGGTCGCGCGCTCGACGTGCGGCATGCCCGCCGCGAGCCtctggacggcgacgagcttgccCTGTACCAGCAGTGGCTCGCCACTCAGAGGCAGCTCCAAGCCACTCAGCAAGCGAGCGGCGCGGCCGCGCTGGaagtcgccgccgacgtcgacgacgcgtcCTCGGAGGAATCGTCCGActcggaggacgaggacggtcggcagcaaggcaaggccttgaccgtcgccgccaccatgGGCCAGGCCGGCCGCAAGAACTTGGTGCTCAAGGATGAGGACCTCGGCATCAACGTTCTCGTCAAGAAGCGGGCCGTCTACGATTGGGATTCGCGCGGCAAGAAGGGGCGGGAGAGGTCCTTTCCCATCGCCATCCGGAGGAAGCGAAAGGACGACTTTGGCGAGATGATCCGGCCGGAAGACTACCTCCGagccgaggagaaggaggaggacggcggcgacggcggcaacgtggtggccgaggacgcgaaGCTCGGCAAGAAACGCAAGTGGCATGACTCTTCCAAGAATCCATCCGGCCCCAAGGGGCGCGCGCAGCCCGGCAAGGGCCAACCGCGCGACGAGCCGGAcggggccgcggccgcggcttCGGATGGACTCGAGCAGGATGACCTGGACAAGGCCGAGGAtaccgaggccgaggaacCGGTCGGTCCGTCCAAGATCGTCTACGGCTCGGAGCCTGCCACGGTCAACCTCCGCGTCGGATTCGTCGACTTCAGCGGCCTGCACGACAAGCGAAGCTTGGACATGCTCATACCCCTGATCCAGCCGCGCaagctcatcctcgtcggcggcgatcgggaggagacgatggcgCTTGCGGCCGACTGCCGGACCGCCTTGGGCATGGAGGGCGACAAGAGCGTCGATGTGTACACGCCCGAGGTCGGCACCTGGGTCGACGCGAGTGTCGATACCAACGCCTGGGTCGTCAAGCTCGCGGACCCGCTCGTGGAGAAGCTCAAGTGGCAGAACGTGCGCGGGCTGAGCATCGTGACCATCAGCGGCCAGCTGCTCGCcagccgcgacggcgactcgGCGGAAaagcacgaggacgagtccCCTTCGAAGCGGCAgaagacggagacgacggcaagcGTCGCTCTGACATCCGATGTCGGCCACCtccccgtcctcggcgtcgtgcccTCGAATCTTCTGGCGGCCGCCCGAACGGCCGCACGACCGCTGCACGTTGGCGACCTGCGGCTTGCGGACCTGCGGCGGGCGATGCAGGCCGCCGGATACGGGGCCGAGTTTCGAGGCGAAGGcacgctcgtcgtcgacggaacGGTCTCGGTGCGCAAAACGGCCGAGGGGCGAGTAGAGGTGGAAAGCGTCGGGAACCCGTTGCAGGGGCGGCGAAGTGCCGTGTACGAGGTTAAGAGGGCCATCTACCAGGGATTGGCCATCGTGGCAGGGGCATAA
- a CDS encoding monooxygenase yields MGSTAKPILISGAGVVGLTLAHGLKQAGIPFEIYERDRDVDARLHGWAITLHWALPYLRQILDDATLAAVDEVQVDPEVGRNDNGNFLFLNLDTLDAKFRIPPNERRRVNREKLRKVLLRGVASHVRWGKRLSDVRPLDGAIRAVFEDGTTAEGSLLVGAEGSNSPTRKFLVPDAYHNYQLPVRLLGVSLDLTPAEAQPLRDIDPLLFQGCHPETGNYLWISLLETPETNGSAGTPLERFRIQVIISWLFKDATDEVPAGDEARVVEMKRRAAEFNPVLRRVVDSIPASSAVMDIALQDWPCQPWDNRQGRVTLVGDAAHAMTMYRGEAANHGLLDAFHLLRELRALHAGSKTAEQAIGDYEAEMRGRAVPAVLLSRQACLDAHDFHGLNENSAVLKRRAIPTK; encoded by the exons ATGGGCTCCACGGCCAAGCCCATCCTCATtagcggcgccggcgtcgtgggcCTGACCCTCGCCCACGGCCTGAAGCAG GCGGGCATCCCCTTTGAAATCTACGAGCGCGACcgggacgtcgacgcccgccTCCACGGCTGGGCCATCACCCTCCACTGGGCCCTGCCCTACCTGCGCCAgattctcgacgacgcgaccCTCGCcgcggtcgacgaggtccaggTCGATCCCGAGGTCGGCCGCAACGACAACGGCAACTTCCTCTTCCTCAACCTCGACACGCTCGACGCCAAGTTTCGCATCCCCCCCAACGAGCGGCGTCGCGTCAACCGCGAGAAGCTGCGCAAGGTCCTGCTGCGCGGCGTCGCGAGCCACGTCCGCTGGGGGAAGCGTCTCTCGGACGTGCggccgctcgacggcgccatcaGGGCCGTCTTTGAGGACGggacgacggccgaaggcagtctcctcgtcggtgccgaggGCTCCAATTCGCCGACGAGAAAGTTTCTCGTCCCCGACGCCTATCATAACTACCAGCTCCCCGTCCGCCTGCTGGGCGTCTCCCTCGACctgacgccggccgaggcccaACCTCTGCGGGACATCGACCCCTTGCTCTTCCAAGGATGCCACCCCGAGACGGGCAACTACCTGTGGATCTCGCTGCTCGAGACGCCCGAGACCAacggctcggccggcacgcccCTCGAGCGCTTCCGCATCCAGGTCATCATCTCGTGGCTCTTCAAGGACGCCACCGATGAGGTGCCCGCCGGGGACGAGGCCCGCGTTGTCGAGATGAAACGCCGCGCGGCCGAGTTCAATCCCGTCCtgcgccgcgtcgtcgactccatcccggcctcgtcggccgtcatggacATTGCGCTGCAGGACTGGCCGTGCCAGCCGTGGGACAACCGCCAAGGCCGCGTGACGCTCGTCGGAGACGCCGCCCACGCCATGACCATGTATCGCGGCGAAGCCGCCAACCACggtctcctcgacgccttccACCTCCTTCGGGAACTTCGGGCGCTGCACGCTGGCAGCAAGACGGCGGAGCAGGCCATCGGCGATTacgaggccgagatgagGGGCCGCGCCGTGCCGGCAGTGCTTCTGAGTCGACAAGCGTGCCTCGATGCCCACGATTTTCATGGACTGAACGAGAACTCGGCCGTGTTGAAAAGGAGAGCGATTCCCACCAAGTGA